A section of the Candidatus Omnitrophota bacterium genome encodes:
- a CDS encoding Nramp family divalent metal transporter, which produces MNTAKAKPAWRREAKMPSLPEVFSSIPIATNASIFRKMLAFSGPGLMVAVGYMDPGNWATDLAGGARFGYTLLSVILISNIMAILLQHLALKLGIVTGRDLAQACRDHFSKPVAMFLWVLCEIAIAACDLAEVIGSAIALNLLFGIPLVVGVILTACDVMIVLLLQSKGFRILECLVAGLIFMIGGCFAYELAVSHPSLPLIFQNLLPKPEIVMNPEMLYIAIGILGATVMPHNLYLHSSIVQTRAFERNDAGRKMAIKYATIDSTTALLFAFFINAAILIVSAAAFHGTPHENVADINDAHRLLSPVLGAPLASVAFAVALLASGQNSTLTGTLAGQIVMEGFLEIRLRPWMRRLITRLVAIVPAVIVAGMFGEKGVGDLLILSQVVLSLQLSFAVVPLVWFTSDRAKMGKFTNALWLKIICWTIAVIIGGLNLYLLYQTVYGWFV; this is translated from the coding sequence ATGAATACCGCTAAAGCTAAACCCGCTTGGCGCCGGGAAGCCAAGATGCCAAGCCTTCCGGAAGTTTTTTCGTCCATTCCGATCGCGACCAACGCTAGTATTTTTCGTAAAATGCTGGCTTTTTCCGGGCCCGGGCTTATGGTGGCTGTCGGATATATGGATCCCGGAAATTGGGCAACGGACTTGGCTGGTGGCGCGCGTTTTGGATATACGCTTCTGTCGGTCATCCTCATCTCTAATATTATGGCCATTTTGCTTCAACATTTGGCCTTAAAACTTGGAATTGTAACGGGGCGCGACCTTGCTCAGGCCTGCCGAGATCATTTTTCCAAACCCGTTGCAATGTTCTTATGGGTTCTATGTGAAATTGCCATTGCCGCATGTGATTTGGCAGAAGTCATTGGCTCAGCCATCGCTTTAAATCTGCTTTTTGGAATTCCTCTTGTCGTGGGTGTTATCTTAACAGCTTGCGATGTCATGATCGTTCTACTTTTGCAAAGTAAAGGTTTCCGTATTTTGGAATGTTTGGTAGCCGGCTTGATCTTTATGATCGGCGGATGTTTTGCCTATGAGCTTGCTGTCTCACACCCGTCCTTGCCCTTGATCTTTCAAAACCTTTTGCCGAAACCGGAAATCGTGATGAATCCCGAAATGCTTTATATCGCCATTGGTATTTTGGGCGCGACAGTCATGCCGCATAATCTCTATTTGCATTCCAGCATTGTGCAGACCAGGGCTTTTGAGCGCAATGATGCGGGGCGCAAGATGGCGATCAAATATGCGACGATTGACTCTACCACAGCTCTTTTGTTCGCGTTTTTTATTAATGCGGCTATTTTAATTGTAAGCGCGGCGGCTTTTCATGGAACGCCGCACGAAAACGTTGCCGATATTAACGATGCGCATCGTCTCTTATCGCCGGTTTTGGGTGCGCCATTGGCTAGCGTTGCTTTTGCCGTTGCTCTTTTGGCATCCGGACAAAATTCAACATTAACCGGAACTTTGGCCGGGCAGATCGTTATGGAAGGCTTTCTTGAGATCCGTTTGCGGCCGTGGATGCGCCGGCTCATAACGAGACTTGTGGCGATCGTTCCGGCTGTCATTGTGGCGGGGATGTTCGGCGAAAAAGGTGTTGGCGACCTGCTTATTTTAAGCCAGGTTGTTTTGTCGCTGCAGTTAAGCTTTGCGGTTGTTCCGCTGGTTTGGTTTACCAGTGACCGCGCAAAGATGGGAAAATTTACGAATGCCTTATGGTTAAAAATAATTTGTTGGACCATTGCTGTTATTATTGGCGGGCTAAATCTCTATCTTCTCTATCAAACCGTTTACGGATGGTTTGTATAA
- a CDS encoding universal stress protein translates to MYKKILIPLDHTDSDKTILEHIRPLARTFGAELILIHVADGYAARLQDTLNLQDSEEIKSDKRYLEKQRDVLISEGFKAQAHLFKGEPADEILAVVKKEQCDLIAMSTHGHRFLKDILFGSVAENIRHRTDVPVLMIRAKHR, encoded by the coding sequence ATGTATAAAAAAATTCTTATCCCCTTGGATCATACGGACAGCGACAAAACCATCCTTGAACATATTCGCCCTCTCGCTCGGACATTTGGCGCCGAGTTAATTTTGATCCATGTTGCCGATGGTTATGCGGCGCGCCTTCAGGATACGCTCAACTTGCAGGATTCGGAAGAAATTAAATCGGATAAGCGCTATCTGGAGAAGCAAAGAGATGTCCTTATCAGCGAAGGATTCAAGGCGCAGGCTCATCTATTCAAAGGAGAGCCAGCCGATGAGATCTTAGCTGTCGTGAAAAAAGAGCAGTGTGATTTGATCGCCATGTCCACCCATGGGCATCGATTTTTGAAAGATATTCTTTTTGGAAGTGTTGCTGAGAATATTCGGCATCGGACGGATGTTCCGGTTCTAATGATCCGCGCGAAGCATCGCTAA
- a CDS encoding iron-sulfur cluster assembly accessory protein: MTTDIKSNSSDRIVILTDAAVIKIRSMMEKDGKQGYGLRFGVVTGGCAGLSYEMSFQKNHYDNDSVVEAGDIKIFVNKESVPFIQGTKIDFVDTLKESGFKYYNPNAKSSCGCGTSFS; this comes from the coding sequence ATGACGACGGATATTAAATCAAATTCATCTGATAGAATCGTAATTTTGACCGACGCGGCCGTTATTAAAATAAGATCCATGATGGAAAAAGACGGCAAGCAAGGTTATGGGCTGCGCTTTGGCGTTGTGACCGGCGGTTGCGCGGGGCTTTCCTATGAAATGAGCTTCCAGAAAAATCATTACGATAATGACAGCGTTGTTGAGGCGGGCGATATTAAGATCTTTGTGAATAAAGAAAGTGTTCCGTTCATTCAAGGAACAAAGATCGACTTTGTAGATACCCTTAAAGAAAGCGGATTTAAATATTACAATCCTAACGCGAAAAGTAGCTGCGGTTGCGGCACTTCCTTTAGCTAA
- the thiC gene encoding phosphomethylpyrimidine synthase ThiC codes for MIVQTKKSRRKIPVVKKQKALSDFTLKYKPLPGSKKVYVKGKAFEGIQVPFREISQAPSVTVENKKVSNPPLRLYDTSGPYTDPAVKIDIRHGLPELRKKWILDRGDVQVLSSPTSQYRNEREADARLSDIRFPIVKKPLRAKKNSNVTQMHYAKKGIVTAEMEFIAIRENCQPEFVRDEVARGRAIIPVNINHPESEPVIIGRNFLVKINANLGNSALSSSIIEEVEKMTWAIRWGGDTVMDLSTGKNIHETREWILRNSPTPIGTVPIYQALEKVDGKAEELTWEIYRDTLIEQAEQGVDYFTVHAGVLLRYIPLTAQRKTGIVSRGGSILAKWCLAHHKENFLYTHFDEICQIMKQYDVSFSLGDGLRPGSIADANDKAQFAELETLGELTKIAWSHDVQTMIEGPGHVPMHLIKENMDKQLSICQEAPFYTLGPLTTDVAPGYDHITSAIGAAMIGWFGTAMLCYVTPKEHLGLPNKKDVKDGIIAYKIAAHAADLAKGHPGAKLWDDTLSQARFEFRWKDQFHLSLDPETAEEFHDETLPAEGAKLAHFCSMCGPNFCSMKITQDVRDYAKEHALDEKNAVDQGMKEKSEEFKKGGNKIYK; via the coding sequence ATGATCGTCCAAACAAAAAAATCCCGTCGGAAAATCCCTGTTGTCAAAAAACAAAAAGCCCTTTCGGATTTTACGCTTAAGTATAAACCCTTGCCAGGCTCTAAAAAAGTTTATGTTAAAGGTAAGGCCTTTGAAGGCATTCAGGTCCCTTTTAGGGAGATTTCCCAGGCACCAAGCGTAACAGTAGAAAATAAAAAAGTTTCTAATCCACCTCTTCGTTTATATGACACTTCCGGCCCGTACACGGACCCGGCTGTTAAAATTGATATTCGCCATGGATTGCCCGAACTTCGCAAGAAATGGATCCTGGATCGCGGTGATGTTCAAGTGTTGTCCTCACCGACGTCTCAGTACCGCAATGAACGCGAAGCCGACGCGCGCCTTTCCGATATTCGATTTCCCATCGTAAAGAAACCTTTGCGAGCTAAGAAAAATAGCAATGTTACCCAAATGCATTATGCCAAAAAGGGAATTGTGACCGCGGAAATGGAATTTATCGCGATCCGCGAAAATTGCCAGCCCGAATTTGTCCGCGATGAAGTTGCCCGCGGGCGCGCTATTATTCCGGTGAATATCAATCACCCCGAGAGCGAACCCGTTATTATCGGAAGAAATTTCTTAGTGAAGATTAATGCCAATCTCGGTAATTCCGCGTTGAGTTCAAGCATCATTGAAGAAGTTGAAAAAATGACTTGGGCCATTCGTTGGGGCGGTGATACGGTGATGGATCTGTCGACCGGAAAAAATATCCACGAAACACGAGAATGGATATTGCGCAATTCTCCGACTCCTATCGGGACTGTCCCTATTTATCAAGCCTTGGAAAAAGTAGACGGTAAAGCTGAAGAGTTGACTTGGGAGATCTACCGGGACACTTTAATTGAACAAGCCGAGCAGGGTGTTGATTACTTTACGGTTCATGCGGGGGTTTTACTTCGCTATATTCCGCTGACCGCACAACGGAAAACCGGAATTGTTTCTCGCGGCGGTTCGATTTTAGCTAAATGGTGTTTGGCGCATCATAAAGAAAATTTTCTTTATACGCATTTTGATGAGATCTGTCAGATCATGAAACAATATGATGTAAGCTTTAGTTTAGGAGACGGCTTGCGTCCGGGAAGCATTGCCGATGCCAATGATAAGGCGCAATTTGCCGAACTTGAAACTTTAGGAGAGCTCACGAAAATTGCTTGGAGCCATGATGTGCAGACTATGATCGAAGGCCCGGGCCATGTTCCGATGCATTTGATCAAAGAGAATATGGATAAACAGCTTTCTATTTGTCAAGAAGCGCCGTTTTATACATTAGGGCCTTTAACAACTGATGTTGCTCCGGGATATGACCATATTACATCCGCTATTGGCGCGGCGATGATCGGCTGGTTTGGCACGGCGATGCTGTGTTATGTGACGCCCAAAGAACATTTAGGGCTTCCCAATAAAAAGGATGTGAAAGACGGAATCATTGCTTATAAAATCGCGGCGCACGCGGCCGATCTGGCCAAGGGGCATCCGGGCGCGAAACTATGGGACGATACGCTTTCGCAGGCCAGGTTTGAATTTCGCTGGAAAGATCAGTTCCATTTAAGCCTTGATCCGGAAACAGCCGAAGAATTTCACGATGAAACTCTTCCGGCCGAAGGGGCAAAATTGGCTCATTTCTGCTCGATGTGCGGACCGAATTTTTGTTCGATGAAGATCACGCAGGATGTCCGCGATTACGCCAAAGAACATGCCTTAGATGAAAAAAACGCGGTTGATCAAGGCATGAAGGAAAAATCGGAAGAATTTAAAAAAGGCGGCAATAAGATCTATAAATAA
- the bioB gene encoding biotin synthase BioB produces MDRTFYATLAQKSISGESLSRQTALEILESGEIELLPLLDAAFEVRKKFTGKEVKIHIINNAQNGACPEDCHYCAQSKNSKAPIEKYRIKSDEEILAEAKEAYESGAYRYCMVFAGRGPSDARIEHLSRLIREIKSKYPVQVCVSAGLLDSQDKAQKLKDAGLDRLNHNLNTSEDNYANVCSTHTFDDRLNTLKLAQNVGLEICSGVIVGMGEQRKDIVDLAFKFRELNAPSIPVNFLIPIDGNILTAKNALTPEYCLRVLCLFRFLNPKAEVRVAAGREGHLRSMEVMSLYPANSLFMDGYLNTKGSRRTKTLRMIKDAGFTINSTRQLEELLKQESASEEDFIVEDQQAILKDLNDLRPLLPAKK; encoded by the coding sequence ATGGATAGAACGTTTTACGCAACACTGGCCCAAAAAAGCATAAGCGGCGAATCTCTTTCGCGTCAAACAGCCTTAGAAATATTGGAGTCGGGCGAGATAGAATTACTGCCGCTTTTGGATGCCGCCTTTGAAGTGCGCAAGAAATTCACCGGAAAAGAAGTCAAGATCCATATTATCAATAACGCGCAAAACGGCGCGTGCCCTGAAGACTGCCACTACTGCGCCCAATCAAAAAATTCCAAAGCCCCCATTGAAAAATACCGCATTAAAAGCGACGAAGAGATCTTAGCCGAAGCCAAAGAAGCGTATGAGTCCGGCGCCTACCGTTATTGCATGGTTTTTGCCGGACGCGGGCCCTCAGATGCGCGCATCGAGCATCTGTCACGACTGATCCGCGAGATTAAATCAAAATATCCCGTTCAGGTTTGCGTTTCCGCGGGACTTTTGGATTCCCAGGATAAAGCTCAAAAACTAAAAGATGCCGGCCTCGACCGACTCAATCATAATTTAAATACTTCCGAAGATAATTATGCGAATGTTTGCTCAACGCATACCTTCGATGATCGCCTGAATACTTTAAAACTCGCGCAGAATGTGGGCTTAGAAATTTGTTCGGGCGTGATCGTCGGGATGGGTGAACAGCGCAAAGATATTGTTGACCTGGCGTTTAAATTTCGCGAACTTAATGCGCCGTCTATTCCGGTCAACTTTTTGATTCCCATCGACGGAAATATTTTAACGGCAAAAAATGCCTTAACGCCTGAGTATTGTTTGCGTGTCTTATGCCTCTTTCGTTTTTTAAATCCAAAAGCAGAAGTGCGCGTTGCCGCCGGTCGGGAAGGGCATTTACGAAGCATGGAAGTGATGTCGCTTTATCCGGCAAACTCTTTATTTATGGATGGATATTTGAACACCAAAGGCTCAAGGCGTACCAAGACGTTACGGATGATCAAAGACGCCGGATTTACCATTAATTCCACCCGCCAGCTCGAGGAACTTTTAAAACAAGAATCCGCATCAGAAGAAGACTTTATCGTCGAGGATCAGCAGGCTATTTTAAAAGATCTAAACGACCTAAGGCCGCTTTTACCCGCTAAAAAATAG